Proteins encoded within one genomic window of Sorex araneus isolate mSorAra2 chromosome 9, mSorAra2.pri, whole genome shotgun sequence:
- the CDK2AP1 gene encoding cyclin-dependent kinase 2-associated protein 1 isoform X2 produces MAYKPHSAAHMPGALSAAGSVHAPSTSMASSSQYRQLLSDYGPPSLGYTQGSGSSQVPQSKYAELLAIIEELGKEIRPTYAGSKSAMERLKRGIIHARGLVRECLAETERNARS; encoded by the exons atGGCCTACAAGCCCCACTCGGCCGCGCACATGCCCGGCGCCCTCAGCGCGG CCGGCAGCGTCCACGCGCCCTCCACCAGCATGGCTTCGTCCTCCCAGTACCGGCAGCTGCTCAGCGACTACGGGCCGCCCTCCCTGGGCTACACGCAG GGGAGTGGCAGCAGCCAGGTGCCGCAGAGCAAGTACGCGGAGCTGCTGGCCATCATCGAGGAGCTGGGCAAGGAGATCCGGCCCACGTACGCGGGCAGCAAGAGCGCTATGGAGCGGCTGAAGCGAG GCATCATCCACGCGCGAGGCCTGGTTCGAGAGTGTCTGGCCGAAACCGAGCGCAACGCCAGGTCCTAG
- the CDK2AP1 gene encoding cyclin-dependent kinase 2-associated protein 1 isoform X1 gives MASPGDPELRQVSARAPERQRRAEAPRSAAPPAGSVHAPSTSMASSSQYRQLLSDYGPPSLGYTQGSGSSQVPQSKYAELLAIIEELGKEIRPTYAGSKSAMERLKRGIIHARGLVRECLAETERNARS, from the exons ATGGCAAGTCCGGGCGACCCGGAACTTCGCCAAGTTTCCGCTCGAGCCCCCGAAAGGCAGCGTCGAGCCGAGGCGCCCCGCAGCGCTGCGCCCCCGG CCGGCAGCGTCCACGCGCCCTCCACCAGCATGGCTTCGTCCTCCCAGTACCGGCAGCTGCTCAGCGACTACGGGCCGCCCTCCCTGGGCTACACGCAG GGGAGTGGCAGCAGCCAGGTGCCGCAGAGCAAGTACGCGGAGCTGCTGGCCATCATCGAGGAGCTGGGCAAGGAGATCCGGCCCACGTACGCGGGCAGCAAGAGCGCTATGGAGCGGCTGAAGCGAG GCATCATCCACGCGCGAGGCCTGGTTCGAGAGTGTCTGGCCGAAACCGAGCGCAACGCCAGGTCCTAG
- the MTRFR gene encoding mitochondrial translation release factor in rescue: MYPWALLRTPSPLARMWMGPWGPWLWGRPAVSQIPKAGKKDGPALLDLAESDLEEQFVKGHGPGGQATNKTSNCVVLKHVPSGIVVKCHQTRSVDQNRRLARKILQEKVDVFYNGERSPVHQERREAERKKQERKKRAKESLEKKKRLKELRESSQSVQ; the protein is encoded by the exons ATGTACCCGTGGGCTCTGCTGCGCACGCCCTCGCCGCTGGCCAGAATGTGGATGGGGCCGTGGGGACCGTGGCTGTGGGGCAGGCCCGCAGTTTCGCAGATCCCAAAGGCGGGCAAGAAGGACGGCCCCGCCCTGCTGGACCTGGCCGAGAGCGACCTGGAGGAGCAGTTTGTGAAGGGACACGGGCCCGGGGGCCAGGCCACCAACAAGACCAGCAACTGCGTGGTGCTGAAGCACGTGCCCTCGGGCATCGTGGTCAAG TGCCATCAGACGCGCTCCGTGGATCAGAACCGGAGGCTGGCTCGCAAGATCCTACAGGAGAAGGTGGATGTTTTCTACAACGGCGAGCGCAGCCCTGTCCACCAAGAGAGACGGGAGGCAGAGCGGAAGAaacaggagaggaaaaagagagcgAAGGAAAGCTTAGAAAAGAAGAAACGACTCAAAGAGCTCCGGGAATCGAGTCAGAGTGTCCAGTGA